A region of Mycolicibacterium brumae DNA encodes the following proteins:
- a CDS encoding DEAD/DEAH box helicase: MKFHSLFIGIDRYGDPRINWLSGAVRDASALHALFADTIPGSSHVLLTDADATAHGIRSALEALATDAGPDDVVFIFYAGHGSDTHEIVCYDTDVADLAATSLPLDELADILSRINGKTVLCGLDCCFSGGLGSRVFATGLTSRGVTRTTATDILSRFIGTGRLVLTASADDEEALESALHGHGLFTYRLLEALQGVDDVCDGDQIDVLKVVGYVTKRVLADAAQMWRVQTPTLRGQVDGTLLWPTFTAGSQYGAIFPDRVRQPATGDPASLVDYGLPNEVLDVWSSSISQLNDLQLRAINDHGVLDGKNLVVTAPTSSGKTMIGELAAIKAAATRGRTVFLLPMKALVNDKYEQFTRVYGPLGIKTLRATGDYSDQVSEFQRGQYDFALLTYEKLTHLALANPHILDSVSVVVIDEAQTLTDRSRGSNLEFLMTLLNNRRGLVGSPQIITLSAVVGDLGGLDRWIGGDHLHSTARPVELREGVIGRSGALQFVAADGSEGSIATFIQPLHHEGSRSIVIPLVKRLVDEGKKVIVFRETKGEVARCAVYLSTALGLPTATSVLEAMSSGEVSASTETLRRTLSQGVALHTADLDRTERQAIETAFRDPDSGLNVIVGTTTLAMGVNTPAEAVVIVGLTHPGPTPTPYTVAEYKNMVGRAGRLGFSTNGESYLIPNDTLGTANAWRNYVHGDLEPLRSQLVPDGDPRTLMLRVVAQFHGESGQSVTEDDVIDFLDSSLAAQQAREGGDQQWTRDQLGYGFDQLVNARLLEADADGYRLTSLGRFAGESGVHVDSIIRLSAALNGIDIAGLKSTTIIAAAQLTVEVDGMYMPVNGRRNSPEPQIWTNVLVQQQVDRLPLRALHQTAPDTAAISRRTKKAAAAIFFINGIEMSVLERNLNQHVWNRPAMAGVVRTVADRTRDLLPAVGAVLAELYPDDASEVRALVGRTITRLEFGIPPDLIDIAQLDLGHNRQQLLALKNAGLTDLQEVVDADLETLSKVVGGAKAAETLQASCRAAIEQRATTGIDLAPPME; the protein is encoded by the coding sequence ATGAAATTCCACAGTCTGTTTATCGGCATTGACCGATACGGCGATCCCAGAATCAATTGGCTGAGCGGTGCTGTGCGCGATGCCAGCGCATTACACGCGCTGTTCGCCGACACAATTCCCGGCTCGTCGCATGTGCTGCTCACCGATGCCGATGCGACCGCCCACGGAATCAGGTCGGCATTGGAGGCCCTGGCAACAGACGCCGGGCCGGATGACGTTGTGTTCATCTTCTACGCTGGCCACGGTTCGGACACCCACGAGATCGTCTGCTACGACACTGACGTCGCAGATCTAGCAGCGACGTCGCTGCCGCTAGACGAACTTGCCGACATCCTTTCCCGGATCAACGGTAAGACGGTTCTATGCGGGCTGGACTGCTGCTTCTCAGGCGGTCTTGGGAGTCGTGTGTTTGCAACAGGTCTCACGTCGCGCGGAGTAACGCGTACGACAGCAACCGACATTCTGTCCCGCTTCATCGGAACCGGCCGGCTTGTGTTGACGGCCTCCGCCGACGATGAGGAAGCATTGGAATCCGCGCTGCATGGTCACGGACTCTTCACCTACCGGTTGTTGGAGGCGCTTCAGGGAGTCGACGACGTATGCGACGGCGATCAGATCGATGTATTGAAGGTAGTCGGCTACGTCACCAAGCGCGTGCTTGCTGATGCGGCCCAGATGTGGCGAGTCCAGACGCCGACGCTTCGAGGGCAGGTCGATGGAACACTGCTTTGGCCGACGTTTACTGCGGGGTCGCAGTACGGTGCTATCTTCCCGGATCGGGTTCGTCAGCCCGCGACGGGTGACCCTGCATCCCTTGTTGATTACGGACTTCCAAACGAGGTGCTTGACGTTTGGTCCAGCAGTATCAGCCAACTCAACGATCTGCAATTGCGCGCAATCAACGACCACGGTGTGCTCGACGGTAAGAACCTGGTGGTGACTGCTCCTACATCTTCAGGCAAGACAATGATCGGTGAGCTAGCCGCGATCAAAGCGGCTGCGACGCGTGGCCGCACGGTGTTTCTGCTGCCGATGAAGGCGTTGGTTAACGACAAGTACGAGCAATTCACCCGCGTCTATGGACCTCTGGGGATCAAGACCCTCAGGGCAACGGGTGACTACAGCGATCAGGTCTCTGAATTCCAGCGTGGCCAGTACGATTTCGCACTTCTGACCTACGAGAAGCTGACGCACCTCGCGCTCGCTAACCCGCATATCCTTGATTCGGTCTCTGTTGTTGTTATCGACGAGGCGCAGACGCTGACAGATCGAAGTCGGGGCTCCAACTTGGAATTCCTCATGACATTGCTCAACAATCGGCGTGGTCTGGTTGGCTCACCTCAGATCATCACCTTGTCTGCCGTGGTAGGAGATCTAGGCGGCCTCGACCGGTGGATTGGCGGTGACCACCTGCATTCCACGGCGCGGCCGGTTGAGTTGCGGGAGGGCGTGATTGGGCGGTCCGGTGCCCTGCAGTTTGTGGCCGCGGACGGTTCGGAGGGCAGCATCGCAACCTTCATTCAGCCGCTCCATCACGAGGGCAGCCGAAGCATCGTTATTCCCTTGGTAAAGCGCCTCGTCGACGAAGGGAAGAAGGTCATCGTCTTCCGCGAAACCAAGGGCGAAGTTGCAAGGTGCGCGGTGTACTTGTCCACCGCACTTGGACTGCCTACTGCAACGTCGGTGTTAGAGGCGATGAGCAGCGGCGAAGTATCCGCCAGCACCGAGACATTGCGACGCACGTTGTCCCAGGGGGTTGCGCTGCACACTGCGGATCTCGATCGGACGGAGAGACAGGCTATCGAGACTGCTTTTCGAGACCCAGATTCTGGCCTGAACGTCATTGTGGGCACCACCACGCTCGCGATGGGTGTCAACACACCTGCTGAAGCTGTCGTGATTGTTGGTCTCACACATCCCGGCCCCACACCGACCCCGTACACCGTTGCCGAGTACAAGAACATGGTGGGCCGAGCTGGGCGGCTTGGATTCTCCACGAACGGAGAGTCCTACCTGATTCCGAATGACACACTAGGCACAGCGAACGCATGGCGGAACTACGTCCATGGCGACTTGGAGCCGTTGCGCTCTCAGTTGGTGCCAGATGGTGATCCCCGCACCTTAATGCTCCGAGTTGTTGCCCAATTCCATGGTGAGAGTGGTCAATCGGTCACCGAGGATGACGTCATTGACTTCCTGGATTCGAGCCTTGCTGCGCAGCAAGCGCGAGAAGGTGGAGATCAGCAATGGACCCGCGACCAGCTGGGGTACGGCTTTGATCAGCTCGTCAACGCGCGATTGCTTGAAGCGGATGCTGACGGGTACCGGCTAACGTCGCTCGGTCGCTTCGCTGGTGAGTCGGGAGTTCATGTTGACTCGATCATCCGGCTCTCCGCCGCGCTAAACGGGATAGATATCGCCGGACTGAAGAGCACAACGATCATCGCAGCGGCTCAGCTCACCGTCGAAGTTGATGGGATGTACATGCCAGTCAACGGCCGTAGAAATAGTCCAGAGCCACAGATCTGGACGAACGTACTTGTGCAACAGCAGGTCGACAGACTGCCGCTGCGAGCCCTCCACCAAACCGCACCCGACACAGCGGCGATCTCGCGCCGCACTAAGAAAGCGGCAGCGGCGATTTTCTTTATCAACGGCATCGAGATGTCTGTTTTGGAAAGGAATTTAAACCAGCATGTGTGGAACCGACCCGCGATGGCTGGGGTCGTTCGCACGGTTGCAGATCGGACGCGTGACCTACTGCCTGCAGTTGGCGCCGTCTTGGCCGAGCTCTATCCGGACGATGCCAGCGAGGTTCGGGCTCTAGTAGGTAGGACGATCACCCGTCTTGAGTTTGGCATCCCACCAGACTTGATTGACATAGCGCAACTGGATCTCGGCCACAATCGACAACAGTTACTCGCGCTGAAGAATGCGGGACTAACTGATCTGCAAGAGGTCGTAGACGCAGACCTCGAAACCTTGAGCAAGGTTGTCGGCGGCGCGAAGGCCGCGGAGACTCTGCAGGCTTCATGCCGTGCAGCGATCGAACAACGGGCCACAACTGGGATCGACCTAGCGCCACCTATGGAGTAG
- a CDS encoding SDR family NAD(P)-dependent oxidoreductase — protein sequence MSAYRVAITGGARGIGRATAEACLRAGMSVVIGDVDGAACSAVATELGGGTVGLALDVRDPAGFEAFLTEAEQQAGPLDVLVNNAGVAPIGRYVDENPRDTQRLIDINIGGVLTGTRLALERFGPRGHGHIVNLASSAGQIATAGGATYAATKHAVVGFTRAIRAETRGTGIRTTIVMPGLIRTDMIAGFDKPRGTRIVGPQAVADAIVAALHTGREEVFVPRELGPIARLIAGTPPGIADRLKKALQADSVMIHADMGARAAYTQRVEEVKDIVQ from the coding sequence ATGTCTGCATATCGAGTAGCAATCACCGGCGGCGCCCGCGGCATCGGCCGCGCGACCGCAGAGGCGTGTCTCCGGGCCGGAATGTCGGTCGTGATCGGCGATGTCGACGGAGCGGCATGTTCGGCCGTCGCCACCGAACTCGGTGGGGGAACGGTCGGGCTCGCACTGGACGTGCGCGACCCGGCCGGCTTCGAGGCATTCCTCACCGAAGCCGAACAGCAGGCTGGCCCACTGGATGTTCTGGTCAACAACGCCGGCGTCGCGCCGATCGGCAGGTATGTCGACGAGAACCCGCGGGATACGCAGCGGCTGATCGATATCAACATCGGCGGCGTGCTCACCGGCACCCGGCTAGCCTTAGAGCGGTTCGGCCCCCGCGGCCACGGGCACATCGTGAACCTGGCATCCTCGGCCGGACAGATCGCCACCGCCGGTGGCGCTACCTACGCGGCGACCAAGCACGCCGTCGTCGGGTTCACCCGGGCGATCCGCGCCGAGACCCGCGGCACCGGCATCCGTACCACGATCGTGATGCCCGGCCTGATCCGCACCGACATGATCGCCGGATTCGACAAGCCGCGTGGCACCAGGATTGTCGGACCGCAGGCCGTGGCCGACGCCATCGTCGCGGCGCTGCACACCGGCCGCGAGGAGGTATTCGTGCCCCGCGAACTCGGGCCGATCGCCCGGCTGATCGCCGGCACACCCCCTGGCATCGCCGATCGGCTGAAAAAAGCCCTCCAGGCCGATTCGGTGATGATCCACGCCGATATGGGCGCTCGCGCTGCCTACACCCAACGGGTGGAAGAAGTGAAAGACATTGTGCAATGA
- a CDS encoding IS3 family transposase (programmed frameshift) has translation MAGRKRHSAEDIVRKLRRADELTAEGKTGEEIAAELEVSPATLYNWRRSYGGMDTDAARELKELREQNARLKRLLAEAELVKDALREVAKGKILSPAAKRRAVDMLTTTMGMSERLACKAVGLARSTCRRLSQAETPADPDLEIRAWLRSYATKHPCHGFRRAWATLRYDERREVNKKKIHRLWREEGLQVKIRSPRKRAGVSSIPPVEADAPNVVWAIDFQFDSTIDGKAIKIASMVDEHTRVSLLNIVERSITADRLVDELKKVFAAAGGPPTVLRMDNGPEFISQALQQFCDRRVGMSYIPPGTPWNNGHIESFNNRLRKECLNRNHWNTVLEARVVIGDFKEEHNHRHRHSALGYQTPAEYAAVCRCSHTPVACSIN, from the exons ATGGCTGGTCGGAAGCGGCATTCCGCGGAGGACATCGTGCGCAAATTGCGCCGTGCGGATGAGCTGACCGCGGAGGGCAAGACCGGCGAGGAGATCGCGGCCGAGCTGGAGGTGTCGCCGGCGACGTTGTACAACTGGCGCCGCAGTTACGGCGGGATGGACACCGACGCGGCCAGGGAGCTCAAGGAGTTGCGCGAGCAGAACGCCCGCCTCAAGCGGCTGCTGGCCGAGGCTGAACTGGTCAAAGACGCGTTGCGGGAGGTCGCCA AAGGGAAAATTCTGAGCCCAGCTGCCAAGCGCCGCGCCGTCGACATGCTCACCACTACGATGGGCATGTCGGAACGGTTGGCGTGCAAAGCCGTTGGGCTGGCCCGCTCCACCTGCCGCCGTCTGTCTCAAGCCGAGACCCCCGCCGATCCGGACCTCGAGATCCGGGCCTGGTTGCGCTCCTACGCCACCAAACACCCCTGCCACGGGTTCCGGCGTGCCTGGGCGACGCTGCGCTACGACGAGCGCCGTGAGGTCAACAAGAAGAAGATCCACCGCCTGTGGCGCGAAGAGGGCCTGCAGGTCAAGATCCGCAGTCCGCGCAAGCGGGCCGGGGTGTCCTCGATCCCGCCAGTCGAGGCTGACGCTCCGAACGTGGTGTGGGCGATCGATTTCCAATTCGACTCCACCATCGACGGCAAGGCCATCAAGATCGCGTCGATGGTCGACGAACATACGCGGGTGTCGCTGCTGAACATCGTGGAGCGGTCGATCACCGCCGACCGTCTGGTCGACGAACTCAAGAAGGTCTTCGCCGCGGCCGGCGGCCCGCCGACGGTGCTGCGCATGGACAATGGGCCCGAATTCATTTCCCAAGCGCTGCAACAGTTCTGCGATCGCAGAGTGGGGATGTCCTACATCCCGCCAGGAACGCCATGGAACAACGGACACATCGAATCCTTCAACAACCGACTACGCAAGGAGTGCCTCAACCGCAACCACTGGAACACCGTTCTCGAGGCCCGCGTGGTCATCGGCGACTTCAAGGAGGAACACAACCACCGACACCGCCACTCGGCCCTGGGCTACCAGACTCCAGCCGAGTACGCTGCCGTCTGCAGATGTAGCCACACCCCGGTGGCCTGCAGCATCAACTGA
- a CDS encoding AraC family transcriptional regulator: MSVVRGTALVNYRRLVTQLGGDPARLLRAAGIRAADVGDYDAFLPFRGVLHAIESAATATATTDFGRRLAALQGIEVLGPVGVAARTAATVADALEIFGTYMAAYSPAIGIHVEPLDDPQRSFVVFEFLLEHTPPAPQSTELSLGVSLRVLRFLMGSDWSAVSVHFPHDPLGPAADYRAYFGCTAHFAERKAGFTIRTSDLGRPLHRDDIAHRAIVEYLNTLTAHESSLAQSVRTVIRQLLPTGATTMEVIAAQFNLHPKTLQRRLADEGATFTMLVDQVRKDAAERYLHTTGISLSHLTRELGYAEQSALTRSCHRWFGCSPATYRKQSRSRPSYRDADHKLDTSGG, translated from the coding sequence ATGTCTGTGGTCCGTGGCACCGCCCTGGTGAACTATCGACGCTTGGTGACACAGCTGGGTGGTGATCCGGCCCGTCTGCTGCGCGCGGCGGGCATCCGAGCCGCCGATGTGGGCGACTACGATGCGTTCCTCCCGTTTCGCGGTGTCCTGCACGCGATCGAGTCCGCAGCTACCGCCACTGCCACAACGGATTTCGGTCGACGACTGGCTGCTCTGCAGGGTATCGAGGTCCTCGGCCCCGTGGGGGTGGCCGCCCGAACCGCCGCCACCGTCGCCGACGCGTTAGAAATCTTCGGCACCTACATGGCCGCGTACAGCCCGGCGATCGGTATTCACGTCGAACCCCTCGACGATCCTCAACGATCCTTCGTTGTGTTTGAGTTCCTTCTCGAGCACACGCCGCCAGCACCGCAGAGCACAGAACTATCGCTCGGGGTGTCGTTGCGCGTGCTGCGGTTCCTGATGGGATCGGACTGGTCGGCGGTGTCGGTGCACTTTCCACACGACCCCCTCGGGCCGGCGGCGGACTACCGCGCCTACTTCGGCTGCACGGCCCATTTCGCCGAGCGGAAAGCAGGTTTCACGATCCGGACCTCGGATCTCGGTCGCCCGCTGCATCGTGACGACATCGCACACCGAGCGATAGTCGAGTACCTCAACACCCTTACCGCACACGAAAGCAGCCTTGCGCAGTCCGTTCGCACAGTCATCCGACAACTTCTTCCGACCGGTGCGACCACGATGGAGGTGATCGCCGCCCAGTTCAACCTGCATCCGAAAACGTTGCAGCGCAGGCTTGCTGACGAAGGGGCGACCTTCACGATGCTCGTCGACCAAGTTCGCAAAGATGCCGCTGAACGCTACCTGCACACCACCGGGATCAGTCTGAGCCATCTGACCCGCGAACTCGGTTATGCCGAACAGAGTGCGCTGACCCGATCCTGTCACCGGTGGTTCGGCTGCAGCCCAGCTACCTACCGCAAACAGTCGCGCTCACGCCCGAGCTACCGCGACGCCGACCACAAACTCGACACCTCCGGAGGCTAG
- a CDS encoding 2,4'-dihydroxyacetophenone dioxygenase family protein, with product MTLTVEPTTATTGSGAVLPLVALPQTELLTINEKTIPLITDSLSEGVHVKPLRLDLEAGCWVVLATFSPGATVPLHYHTGVAEVYTMSGSWHYLEYPDQPQTAGSYMYEPAGSVHTFVCPETNTEDTTLFIRVEGANINFTEDGQFHSILDTTMIRHLVTQLAQARGLGAINYLTGGAAGFTASKP from the coding sequence ATGACGCTTACCGTCGAACCCACAACCGCCACAACTGGTTCGGGGGCAGTGCTGCCATTGGTCGCCTTGCCCCAGACCGAGCTGCTGACCATCAACGAGAAAACGATCCCGCTGATCACTGACTCGCTCAGCGAGGGTGTCCACGTCAAGCCGCTGCGGCTGGACCTGGAGGCCGGCTGCTGGGTGGTTCTGGCCACCTTCAGTCCCGGGGCCACGGTTCCGCTGCACTACCACACCGGTGTGGCCGAGGTGTACACCATGTCGGGCAGCTGGCACTACCTGGAATACCCGGACCAGCCGCAGACCGCCGGCTCCTACATGTACGAACCGGCCGGCTCGGTGCACACCTTCGTCTGCCCGGAAACCAACACCGAGGACACCACGCTGTTCATCCGCGTGGAGGGCGCCAACATCAACTTCACCGAGGACGGGCAGTTCCACTCGATCCTCGACACCACGATGATCCGCCACCTGGTCACCCAGCTCGCCCAAGCCCGCGGCCTGGGGGCGATCAACTACCTCACCGGCGGTGCCGCCGGCTTCACCGCATCGAAACCGTAA
- a CDS encoding IS3 family transposase (programmed frameshift): protein MARKNYPDEFKRDAVALYRDTEGATITQIAEELGISGVTLSAWCKAAGVPIRHRNPSAADGPVAGAETPEQELARLRAENKALRATEARLSTERDILRSAAKYFGRGDELVSRFQFVADHSDTYPVKWLCAVVEIARSSFYAWLAGADGRAARAAADQALAARIRTVHDEDNTYGAPRITAELNDGAPEQERVNHKRVARVMRDAGIAGYRRRRRVKTTVADPATRKVPDLLGRDFTAAAANEKYVGDITYLPLATGANLYLATVIDCFSGRVAGWAIADHMRTELVEDALKAAEALRGSLAGAVFHSDHGSQYTSQDFAALCADLRVVQSMGGVGSSADNALAESFNASLKREILQDRSQWLDAASCRREVFRWLVRYNLRRRHSRCAYSSPATYERVRETATLPEAA from the exons ATGGCAAGGAAGAATTACCCGGACGAGTTCAAGCGGGATGCGGTGGCGCTGTACCGAGATACCGAGGGCGCCACGATTACCCAGATCGCCGAGGAGCTCGGCATCAGTGGGGTGACGCTCTCAGCCTGGTGCAAGGCCGCGGGAGTGCCGATCAGGCATCGCAACCCCAGTGCGGCCGATGGGCCGGTGGCGGGCGCAGAGACCCCGGAGCAGGAGTTGGCCCGGCTGCGGGCTGAGAACAAGGCGTTACGCGCCACCGAGGCTCGGCTGTCGACCGAGCGCGACATTCTGCGGTCGGCGGCCAAATATTTCG GCCGGGGAGACGAACTGGTGAGCCGCTTTCAGTTCGTCGCCGACCACTCCGACACCTACCCGGTGAAGTGGCTGTGCGCGGTCGTGGAGATCGCGCGTTCCTCGTTCTACGCCTGGCTGGCCGGCGCTGACGGGCGCGCCGCCCGTGCTGCTGCTGACCAGGCGCTGGCCGCGCGGATCCGCACCGTCCACGACGAGGACAACACCTACGGGGCGCCGCGGATCACCGCTGAACTCAACGACGGTGCCCCCGAGCAGGAGCGGGTCAACCACAAACGGGTGGCCCGGGTGATGCGCGATGCCGGCATCGCCGGTTACCGCCGTCGACGACGGGTCAAGACCACGGTGGCTGATCCGGCCACGCGGAAGGTCCCGGATCTGCTGGGCCGGGATTTCACCGCCGCGGCGGCCAACGAGAAGTATGTCGGCGACATCACCTACCTGCCGTTGGCGACCGGTGCGAATCTGTATCTGGCGACGGTGATCGACTGCTTCTCCGGGCGGGTGGCGGGGTGGGCGATCGCCGATCATATGCGCACCGAACTGGTCGAAGATGCCCTCAAAGCCGCCGAGGCGCTGCGTGGATCACTGGCGGGTGCTGTGTTTCATTCAGATCACGGAAGTCAGTACACCTCACAGGATTTCGCGGCACTCTGCGCAGATCTGCGCGTCGTCCAGTCTATGGGTGGGGTGGGGTCAAGTGCTGATAACGCGCTCGCCGAATCGTTCAACGCCTCCCTCAAACGCGAAATCCTGCAGGACCGCAGCCAGTGGCTCGACGCCGCCAGCTGCCGCCGTGAAGTGTTCCGCTGGCTGGTCCGCTACAACCTGAGGCGACGGCACTCCCGCTGCGCTTATTCCAGTCCCGCCACCTACGAACGCGTCCGCGAAACCGCTACGCTGCCAGAAGCGGCGTAA